Proteins encoded together in one Pseudomonas sp. ADAK13 window:
- a CDS encoding N-acyl-D-amino-acid deacylase family protein, whose amino-acid sequence MKYHTLIRQALIIDGSNTPGYVADVALREGRIEKIGDLSLDTAEHEIDATGRVLAPGFIDVHTHDDTVVIRHPQMLPKLSQGVTTVIVGNCGISASPVSLRADPPDPMNLLGKREAFAYPRFADYRAAVENAHPAVNVAALIGHTALRSNHMDDLHRTATPGEIAAMRVQLQESLADGALGLSTGLAYASAFNAETDEVLQLSEELTAFGAVYTTHLRSEFEPVLEAMDEAFQIGRHARAPVIISHLKCAGAGNWGRSPQLLASLEHAAKTHPVGCDCYPYAASSSTLDLKQVTDAFRITITWSTPHPEMGGRDLQDIAAEWAVPLMDAARRLQPAGAVYYGMDETDVQRILAHPLSMIGSDGLPEDPFPHPRLWGAFPRVLGHFSRDLGLFPLHTAVHKMTGLSAARFGLAERGEIREGHWADLVLFGPLRVRDVADFKAPQRAAEGIDGVWVNGVLSYSDGQPNGQRPGRFLARSGDLRKGFAAL is encoded by the coding sequence ATGAAGTACCACACGCTGATCCGCCAGGCTTTGATCATTGATGGCAGCAACACCCCCGGCTATGTCGCCGATGTGGCGTTGCGCGAAGGGCGTATCGAGAAAATCGGCGACCTGTCCCTGGACACTGCCGAGCATGAAATCGACGCCACCGGGCGCGTGCTGGCGCCGGGGTTTATCGACGTGCACACCCACGATGACACGGTGGTGATTCGTCACCCGCAGATGCTGCCCAAGCTCAGCCAGGGCGTGACCACGGTGATCGTCGGCAATTGCGGCATCAGCGCTTCGCCGGTGAGCCTGCGGGCCGATCCGCCGGACCCGATGAACCTGTTGGGCAAGCGTGAGGCCTTCGCCTATCCGCGGTTTGCCGATTACCGAGCGGCGGTGGAAAACGCTCACCCGGCGGTGAACGTAGCGGCGCTGATCGGCCACACGGCGCTGCGCAGCAACCATATGGACGACCTGCACCGCACCGCCACGCCCGGCGAAATCGCCGCCATGCGCGTGCAGTTGCAGGAGAGTCTTGCGGACGGTGCCCTGGGTTTGTCCACCGGCCTTGCGTACGCCAGCGCGTTCAACGCCGAGACCGATGAAGTGCTGCAACTGAGTGAAGAGCTCACGGCGTTCGGCGCGGTGTACACCACCCATTTGCGCAGCGAATTCGAGCCGGTGCTGGAGGCCATGGACGAGGCGTTTCAGATTGGTCGTCACGCCAGGGCACCGGTGATTATTTCCCACCTCAAGTGCGCGGGCGCCGGTAACTGGGGGCGTAGCCCGCAATTGTTGGCTTCACTGGAACACGCAGCGAAGACTCATCCGGTGGGCTGCGATTGCTATCCCTATGCGGCCAGCTCTTCGACCCTGGACCTCAAGCAAGTCACCGATGCGTTTCGCATCACCATCACCTGGTCGACGCCGCACCCGGAAATGGGCGGGCGGGACCTGCAGGACATTGCCGCCGAGTGGGCAGTGCCGCTGATGGACGCGGCCCGTCGCCTGCAACCTGCCGGCGCGGTGTATTACGGGATGGATGAGACCGATGTGCAGCGCATCCTGGCGCATCCGCTGTCGATGATCGGTTCGGATGGTTTGCCGGAAGATCCGTTCCCTCATCCACGGTTGTGGGGCGCGTTTCCGCGGGTGCTGGGGCATTTCAGCCGGGACCTTGGTTTGTTCCCGCTGCACACCGCGGTGCACAAGATGACTGGCTTGTCGGCGGCGCGCTTTGGCTTGGCCGAGCGCGGCGAAATTCGCGAAGGGCACTGGGCGGACCTGGTGTTGTTCGGCCCGTTGCGGGTGCGGGATGTGGCGGACTTCAAGGCGCCCCAGCGCGCGGCGGAAGGGATTGACGGGGTGTGGGTCAACGGCGTGTTGAGCTACAGCGACGGCCAGCCCAACGGCCAGCGGCCCGGACGATTCCTGGCGCGCAGCGGGGATTTGCGTAAAGGGTTCGCGGCTTTATAG
- a CDS encoding glyoxalase superfamily protein — MHLGKVTPILRSFDEARTLEFYVDFLGFKVDWQHRFEDNFPLYLQVSLGECVLHLSEHHGDCTPGAAVRIQAQGLEAYQQQLLAKNYRNAKPGIEDTPWGSREMSISDPSGNRLVFVEEVAV, encoded by the coding sequence ATGCACTTAGGAAAAGTCACCCCCATTCTGCGCAGTTTCGACGAGGCCAGGACGCTGGAGTTCTACGTCGACTTCCTGGGGTTCAAGGTCGATTGGCAGCACCGGTTTGAAGACAATTTCCCGCTGTACCTGCAGGTGTCGCTGGGGGAATGCGTGCTGCACCTGTCCGAGCACCATGGCGATTGCACGCCAGGCGCGGCGGTGCGGATTCAAGCCCAGGGCCTGGAGGCGTACCAGCAGCAGTTGCTGGCCAAAAACTACCGCAACGCCAAGCCCGGGATTGAAGACACGCCGTGGGGCAGTCGCGAAATGAGCATCAGCGACCCGTCGGGGAACCGGTTGGTGTTTGTTGAAGAAGTAGCGGTTTGA
- a CDS encoding methyl-accepting chemotaxis protein, which translates to MGVTLRELITGIRDGVTQIASAAEELSAVTEQTSAGVNSQKIETDQVATAMHEMTATVQEVARNAEQASQAASAADGEARAGDKVVAEAIAQIERLAAEVARSTDAMTHLQQESNKIGSVMDVIKAVAEQTNLLALNAAIEAARAGEAGRGFAVVADEVRGLAQRTQKSTEEIEGLVAGLQNGTQQVAAVMNNSRSLTDSSVELTRKAGVSLENITRTVSNIQSMNQQIAAAAEQQSAVAEEISRSIVNVRDVSEQTAAASDETAKSSVELARLGGQLQQMVSHFRV; encoded by the coding sequence ATGGGCGTGACCCTGCGCGAACTGATCACCGGCATCCGTGACGGCGTGACCCAGATCGCCAGCGCCGCCGAAGAGTTGTCGGCCGTGACCGAACAGACCAGCGCCGGGGTCAACAGCCAGAAGATCGAGACCGATCAAGTGGCCACCGCCATGCACGAAATGACGGCCACCGTGCAGGAAGTCGCACGCAACGCCGAACAAGCTTCCCAGGCCGCCTCGGCCGCCGACGGTGAAGCCCGTGCCGGTGACAAGGTGGTGGCCGAAGCCATCGCCCAGATCGAACGTCTGGCTGCCGAAGTGGCGCGCTCCACCGACGCCATGACGCACCTGCAACAAGAGAGCAACAAGATCGGCAGCGTGATGGACGTGATCAAGGCCGTGGCCGAGCAGACCAACCTGCTGGCACTCAACGCCGCCATCGAAGCCGCCCGTGCCGGTGAAGCCGGTCGCGGTTTTGCGGTGGTTGCCGATGAAGTCCGGGGCCTGGCCCAGCGCACCCAGAAATCCACCGAAGAAATCGAAGGCCTGGTGGCCGGTTTGCAGAACGGCACCCAGCAAGTGGCCGCCGTGATGAACAACAGCCGCAGCCTCACCGACAGCAGCGTCGAACTGACCCGCAAGGCCGGTGTATCACTGGAAAACATCACCCGTACGGTGTCGAACATCCAATCGATGAACCAGCAGATTGCCGCCGCCGCCGAACAACAGAGTGCCGTGGCCGAAGAGATCAGCCGCAGCATTGTGAACGTGCGGGACGTGTCGGAACAGACGGCGGCGGCCAGTGACGAGACGGCCAAGTCGAGTGTGGAACTGGCGCGCCTGGGCGGGCAATTGCAGCAGATGGTCAGCCATTTCCGGGTGTAA